AGCCTCTTTAGGAGTTTCTATGGTGTCATCCTTGCCGGCGTTTTTGCGCTGACCCATGGACGACACAGTGACGAAGAACAGTGGAACCCAGAAGATCGCCAGGATCGTTGCGGTGAGCATACCGCCAATCACGCCGGTACCGATCGCGTGTTGACTGCCCGAGCCTGCGCCGGTGGAGATAGCCAACGGTACAACACCGAGGACGAACGCCAGCGACGTCATGATGATCGGTCGCAGACGCATGCGGCAGGCTTCAATGGCCGCATCGCGCAGACTGCGTCCCTGCTCGTGCAATTCCTTGGCGAACTCGACGATCAGAATGGCGTTTTTAGCCGCCAGACCAATGGTCGTCAACAGACCCACCTGGAAGTACACGTCGTTTGACAGACCGCGCAGGCTGGTGGCCATCAGCGCACCGATGATCCCCAGTGGCACCACGAGCATGACCGCGATCGGAATCGACCAGCTTTCATACAGCGCCGCCAGACACAGGAACACCATCAGCAGCGACAGGGCGTACAGCGCCGGCGCCTGCGAGCCGGACAGTCGTTCTTCGTACGACAGACCGGTCCACGAGATACCCACACCGGCCGGCAGTTTCTTGGCAATCGCCTCGACTTCGGCCATCGCTTCACCGGTGGAGTAACCCGGCGCCGGAGAACCAAGGATCTCCATCGCTTCTACACCGTTGTAACGCGCCAGTTTCGGCGAACCGTAGATCCACTCGCCCTTGGCGAACGCGGAGAATGGAACCATGGTGCCGGCGCTGTTGCGCACGTACCACTTCTTCAGGTCTTCAGGGCTCATGCGAGCGCCGGCCTGACCTTGCACGTAAACCTTCTTCACACGGCCGCGGTCGATGAAGTCGTTGACGTAGCTACTACCGAAGGAGATCGACAGGGTGCTGTTGATGTCGGACAGGCTCAAGCCCAGGGCACGGGCCTTCTCGTCGTCGATTTCCAGGTGGTATTGCGGCTCGTCGTTCAGACCGTTCGGACGCACCTGGTAGAGCACCTTGCTCTGCGCAGCCATGCCGAGGAACTGGTTACGGGCTTCCATCAGCTTGTCGTGACCGATACCGGCGCGGTCCTGCAGGAACACGTCGAAACCGGTGGCGTTACCCAACTCCAGTACGGCCGGCGGGGCGAAGGCAAACACCATCGCATCGCGGAAGCTGAAGAAATGCTGCTGGGCGCGTTGAGCCAGGGCGAACACGCTGTTGCTCGCGTCACGCTCGTGCCATGGCTTGAGCATGATGAACGCCAGACCCGAGCTCTGGCCGCGACCGGCGAAGTTGAAGCCGTTCACGGTGAACACCGAGGCTACCGAGCTGGATTCTTTGTCCAGCAGGTAAGAGCGCATTTCATCGATCACCACCTGCGTGCGCTCGGCACTGGAACCGGCTGGGGTCTGCACCTGGGCGAACAGTACGCCCTGGTCTTCTTCCGGCAGGAACGCGGTCGGAATGCGGGTGAACAGCCAGATCATGCCAACCACGATCAGCAGGTAGGCCAGCAGGTATGGCGCCTTGCGCTGCAGGATGTTGCCGACACCGCGCTCGTAGCTGCGAACGCTGCGGTCGAAGTTGCGGTTGAACCAGCCGAAGAAGCCGCGTTTCGGTGTGCCGTGCTCGCCTTTCGGAATCGCCTTGAGCATGGTGGCGCAGAGCGCCGGGGTAAAGATCAGAGCGACCAGAACCGACAGGCCCATGGCCGACACGATGGTGATCGAGAACTGACGGTAGATCACACCGGTGGAGCCGCTGAAGAATGCCATCGGCAGCAGTACCGCCGACAGTACGAGCGCGATACCGACCAGTGCGCCCTGGATCTGGCCCATGGACTTCTTGGTCGCTTCCTTCGGTGACAGGCCTTCTTCGGCCATCACCCGCTCGACGTTTTCCACCACGACGATGGCGTCGTCCACCAGCAAGCCGATGGCCAATACCATACCGAACATGGTCAGGGTGTTGATGCTGAAACCGGCGGCCGCGAGGATGCCGAACGTACCCAGCAATACCACCGGCACGGTCATCGTGGTGATGACGGTGGCGCGGAAGTTTTGCAGGAACAGGAACATCACCAGGAACACCAGCACGATTGCTTCGACCAGGGTTTCAACCACACCTTTGATCGATTCGGTCACCACCGGGGTAGTGTCGTACGGGAACACCACTTCCATGCCTTGCGGGAAGAACGGCTTGAGGTCGTCAATCGTCTTGCGCAGGGCTTTGGCGGTGTCGAGCGCGTTGGCGCCGTTGGCCAGTTTCACCGCCAGACCGGAAGCCGGTTTGCCGTTGAACTGCGCCGCGATGCTGGAGTTTTCACCACCCAGACCGACGTCGGCGACATCACCGATACGCACTTGCGAGCCATCCTGGTTGACCTTCAGCAGAATCGCCTTGAACTGCTCGGCAGTCTGCAGACGGGTCTTGCCGATGATCGTGGCGTTCAGTTGCTGGCCTGGCAGTGCCGGCAAACCACCGAGCTGACCGGAGGAAATCTGAACGTTCTGCGCCGAGATCGCGGCACTGACATCGGCCGGGGTCAGGTTGTACTTGTTCAGTTTGGCCGGGTCGAGCCAGATGCGCATCGCGTACTGGGCACCGAAGACCTGGAAGTCACCGACACCGGCGGTCCGGGAGATCGGGTCCTGCATGTTCGACACGATGTAGTTGGACAGGTCGTCCTTGGTCATGCTGCCGTCACGCGATACCACGCCGATCACCAGCAGGAAGTTCTTCACTGCCTTGGTCACGCGGATACCCTGTTGCTGCACTTCCTGCGGCAACAGCGGGGTGGCCAGGTTCAGCTTGTTCTGGACCTGGACCTGCGCGGTGTCGGAGTTGGTGCCTTGCTCGAAGGTCGCGGTGATGGTCATGCTGCCGTCGGAGTTACTTTCCGACGACACATAACGCAAGTTGTCGATACCGTTGAGCTGCTGCTCGATCACCTGCACCACGGTGTCCTGAACCGTCTGTGCCGAAGCACCCGGGTAGGTCACGGAAATCGCAATGGCCGGTGGCGCAATGCTCGGGTACTGGTTGATCGGCAGTTTCAGGATCGATAGAGCCCCGACCAGCATGATCACCAGGGCAATTACCCAGGCGAAAATCGGACGGTCGATAAAAAATTTCGACATGAGTTACTCCCCTTTGCCGCCGTAGGCTTTGTCAGCTGCCTTGGCGGGTGCCGGGTTCTTGGCTACGTTGGTCGCTTCGGTCGGGTTGACCTGGACACCTGGACGCACGAATTGCAGCCCTTCGGTGATCAGGCGATCGCCGGCTTTCAGGCCGTCTTCGATCAGCCACTGGCTGCCGACGGTGCGGCTGGCCTTGAGCTGACGCAGTTCGACCTTGTTGTCCGCACCCACGACCAGCGCGGTCGGCGTGCCCTTGAGGTCACGGGTCACGCCTTGTTGCGGCGCCAGGATGGCAGCGGCGTTGACACCGGCCTGCAACTGGGCGCGAACGAACATGCCTGGCAACAGGGTGTGATCCGGGTTCGGGAACACGGCGCGCAGGGTCACGGAGCCGGTGGTCGGGTCGACCGACACTTCAGAGAATTCAAGCTTACCGTCGAGTTTGTACTGGCTGCCGTCTTCCAGGGTCAGCTTGACCGCGGCGGCATTGTCGCCGGCCTTCTGCAGGCGGCCACTTTCCAGTTCTCGGCGCAGCTCCAGCAGTTCCACCGAAGACTGAGTGACGTCGACGTAGATCGGGTCCAGTTGCTGGATGGTCGCCATCGCATCGGTCTGGCCGCTGCTGACCAGTGCGCCCTCGGTCACCGAAGAGCGGCCGATACGACCGGAGATCGGTGCGTAGACCTTGGTGTAGCGCACGTTGATCTGCGCGCTCTGCAGCGACGCTTCCGATTGCAGGCGGTTGGCCACGGCGGTGTCGTATTCCTGACGGCTGACCGCCTGCTCGTCGACCAGTTGCTTGTAGCGGTCGGAGATCGACTTGGTCGAACGCAGGTTGGCTTCGGCGCTTTTCAGGGTCGCTTCATAGACCGACGGATCGATCTGATACAGCTGCTGGCCGGCTTTGACATCGCCGCCTTCCTTGAACAGACGCTTGAGAATGATGCCGTTGACCTGCGGACGAACTTCGGCAACGCGGAACGAGCTGGTGCGGCCCGGCAGTTCGGAAGTCAGGGTAAAGGCTTGTGGTTGCAGGGTGACGACGCCGACCTGAGGAGGTGGTGCGGCGGGAGCCGCCTCTTCCTTTTTACATCCGCTGAGCAGCGATGCCAGGGCGACGGCAGTGACCAGAGCGGTAACAGCTGGCTTGAATTGCATGAAGATCCTCGGGTCAGGCGCGCGAAAAGCGCACAAGAAGTGTGGAAGGGTAAAAAAAGGTTACCGGGTGGATAAGTAGCTTGCTAAGGAATATACTTACGTTCATGGTTGTTTGTAAACACCTTGGCGTCGTATCCACCCTGTTACAAAAGTCGTCGCAAGGTCTGAAATTGTAGGCCGGGGAGCCGATCCGCGAGAGATCAACCCTTTTTTATTCAGCGGATATTCAGCCATCCCTGAAACATCCTGTTTGAGGTTTTACTGCCATGGTCCGTCGTACCAAAGAGGAAGCTCAGGAAACGCGCAGCCAGATTCTCGAAGCGGCCGAGAAAGCCTTCTATGAGCGGGGCGTGGCCCGCACGACCCTGTCGGACATCGCGACCCTGGCCGGGGTGACGCGCGGTGCCATCTACTGGCACTTCAGCAACAAGGCCGATCTGCTGCAAGCCATGCTCGATACCCTGCATGAGCCGCTGGATGAACTGGCCAAGGCCAGCGAAAGCGAGGACGAACCCGATCCGCTGGGCTGCATGCGCAAATTGCTGATTCATTTGTTTCATCAAGTTGCGCTGGACCCGAAGACCCGGCGTATCAACGAAATTCTGTTTCATAAGTGCGAGTTCACCGATGAAATGTGCGATCTGCGCCAGCAGCGCCGGACCGCCAGCCTCGATTGCAATGTGCGGATCGCGCTGACATTGAGTAATGCGGTCAATCGTGGGCAGTTACCGGCAGACCTCGACACTGCCCGGGCAGCCATCAGCATTCACGCCTATATCGACGGCCTCCTTTATGGGTGGCTCCTGGTGCCGGACAGCTTCGAACTTTACGCCGAGGCCGAGCGCTGGGTCGATACCGGGCTGGACATGCTGCGCCTGAGCCCCAGCCTGCGCAAATGAAACAAAATTCGTTATTGGCTCATGCGGCTTCTACCCGCTGCATTGGAGTCGATCCAGGCGGCGAGTTTATACGTCGCGCGCTACGCATTTTGTAGGGATTTTGTATTTCATTTGTGGGGTATCTGTTCACTGCAATTTGAGCAATGCCCGGCAGGCGTCCTTGCGAGAGCGCGCCTGTCTGAATAGAGAAGGTCGTGAATGAATTTTCTAACTGATCTGAATCGTGATCGCGTAGCTGTACGGGGACTTGTTTTGGTTCTGTTCCATCATGTACTCGCATACAATTTCGGACTGGCCGATCGAGCGAATGCTGTGACTTCGCGATACGGACGTTGTATCGCCAAAGGCGAACGGTTCGTACTTGAGGGTTAGTTTTGCTGCTGTCGAGAAATTGAACGCGTAGTTGCCGCTGCTGTACGTAAATTGATGATTGATTTGTGAACTTCTGTAGCCAGCGTTCGCACTACTGATGCGTTTTAGTAAGTTACCGGGCAATGTAAATATAACGTATCCGGCTGGCGGGATCTCATAACGATCAGGGTCATTGGCCCAGCTCGAACTGGTCAGTGAAAATGTTTCGCGAGTACGATTGAAAATCTGGAACAGTACATAGGTGCCAGAGGTTTTATTACGAAGGTTAACCCACTGGGCTGGTTGCTGTTGCATGGCCTGTGCGTAGTTCGATTCATAAGTTCTTTCAAATGCGTTCTGTGCTCGAATTTCTTCGAATCTCTCTTTGCTCAATCCGGACAGATAGACTCTTTCCCGTTCGATGTCTTCCGGGGATTCCTTGCCTGTGAACTGGGAAAGGTACTCTTCAATTTCATCCATGATTATCTCTCTCGCTGTAGGGTTGTAGTGAATTTATGTGAGCGAAAATAGCAGCGTCAGTGATCCTTTGCTTGTTGGCTGTGTAATGCTTTATTTCTTTTATTCATTTTCAAATAGAAACTAAAAAAGCCCCGGTTCTTTCGAATCGGGGCTTTTTTAGTTGCAACGCTCTAACGATTACAGCGTCGGGTAGTCGAGGTAACCGACCGCGCCTTTTCCGTAGAACGTTTCCGGGTGCGGTTCGTTAAGCGGCGCGTCGGCCTTCAAACGGGCCGGCAAGTCCGGATTGGCAATGAACGGGATTCCGAATGCCACAGCGTCAGCCTTGCCCTCGGCCAGCCACGCGTTGGCGCTGTCCTTGGTGAAGCGTTCGTTGGCGATGTAGGCGCCGCCGAAGGCTTCTTTCAGTTGTGGGCCGAGGCTGTCGGCGCCTTCTTTCTCGCGGGAGCAGATAAAGGCGATGCCACGCTTGCCCAGTTCGCGGGCGACGTAGGTGAAGGTTTCGGCCAGGTTGTCGTCGCCCATGTCATGGGAGTCGGCGCGCGGAGCCAGGTGCACGCCTACACGGCCCGCGCCCCAGACTTCGATCGCGGCGTCAGTCACTTCCAGCAGCAGGCGGGCACGGTTTTCCAGGGAGCCGCCGTAGTTGTCGGTGCGCTGGTTGGTGCTGCTTTGCAGGAACTGGTCGAGCAGGTAACCGTTGGCGCCGTGGATTTCCACGCCGTCGAAACCGGCGGCCTTGGCGTTTTCCGCACCAACGCGGTAGGCGTCGACGATGTCGGCGATTTCAGCGGTTTCCAGCGCACGCGGGGTTGGATAGTCGGCCAGCGGGCGAACCAGGCTGACGTGGCCTTTAGGCTGGATGGCGCTTGGTGCAACCGGCGCTTCGCCGTTCAGGTACGAAGGGTGGGAAACCCGGCCGACGTGCCACAGTTGCAGGACGATCTTGCCACCGGCTGCGTGAACGGCCTTGGTCACGTTGGTCCAGCCGCGCACCTGGTCGTTGGACCAGATACCCGGAGTGTCCGGGTAGCCGACGCCCATTGGGGTCACCGACGTGGCTTCGCTGAGGATCAGACCGGCCGAGGCGCGTTGTACGTAGTACTCGGCCATCAGTGCGTTCGGTACGCGGCCTTCGTCGGCACGGCAGCGGGTCAGCGGCGCCATGATGATGCGGTTGGACAGCTCGAGGTCGCCCAGTTTGATCGGATCGAAAATTGTTGCCATGAGATACAACCCTCGTGAGGTAAGTGAGTGAATCAGTTAGCGGTGGCCAGCTCGGGATTGCCGTTCTGGCGGAATGTGATCAGGGTCACCAGCAGTGCGAGTACCGCCAGCGCTGCAGCGGCGAGAGGCACGCTGGTCAGGCCGTAGCCGTGGGCGATGACGCTGCCGCCGACCCAGGCGCCGAGGGCGTTGCCGACGTTGAAGGCGCCGATGTTCAGGGTCGACACCAGGTTCGGTGCGGCCTGGCCGTAGGTCACGACGTTCACTTGCAGGGCCGGCACGGCAGCGAAACACGCGGTAGCCCAGAGGAACAGGGTGATCTCGGTCGGGATCAGCGCGATGCTGGTCCAGGTCAGTACGGTGGAGGTCACGGCCATGGCGATGAACACGCCGATCAGCGTTGCGGCCAGGCCTTTGTCGGCCAGTTTGCCGCCGATGATGTTGCCGACGGTCAGGCCCAGGCCGATGAGCATCAGGGTCCAGGTCACGCCACGGGGCGAGACACCGGTAACATCGCCCAGCAGCGGCGCGACGTAAGTGAACAGAGTGAACACCGAGGCGGCGAACAGTGCAGTCATGCTCAGCGACAGCCAGATCCCGGCGCCTTTGAGCGCGGCCAGTTCGGCACGCATGTCGAGTTTTTCTTCGTCACGCTTCGCCGGCAGGAAGCGGATCAGGCCGATCAGCGCGATCACACCGATCACGGTCACTGCCCAGAAGGTCGAGCGCCAGCCAGCTTCCTGACCGAGGGCGGTGCCCAGCGGTACGCCCAGCACGTTGGCCAGGGTCAGGCCGGTGAACATCAGGGCCACGGCCGAGGCGCGTTTGTTCGGTGCCACCAGGTTGGCCGCGACCACCGAACCGATGCCGAAGAACGCACCGTGGCAGAGGGCGGTAACCACTCGGGCAAACATCAGCACCTCGTAGTCAGTGGCGATGGCGCAGAGCAGGTTGCCGATAATGAAGATGCCCATCAGCGTTACCAGTGCAGCCTTGCGCGGCAGTTTTGCAGTGGCCATTGCCATGAACGGTGCACCAATCGCCACGCCCAGGGCGTAGCCGGTCACCAGCCAGCCGGCGCCGGGAATCGACACGCCGAGGTCGGCCGCCACATTGGGCAGCAGGCCCATGATGACGAACTCGGTGGTGCCGATGGCGAAGGCGCTCAAGGCGAGTATGAGGAGCGAGAGGGGCATCGTTTGATCCTTTTGGCTGGCTGACGTTAAGGGTCAGAGCTCTTTGCTGAGGGTGCTGAGGAACGCCTGGATCACGTCCTCGTTGCGTTTGAAAAAGTGCCACTGGCCGGCTTTCTGGCTGCTGATCAGCCCGGCCCGTTGCAGGGTGGCCAGGTGGGCGGAAACGGTCGACTGCGACAGGCCGCAGCGTTGATCGATCTGCCCGGCGCAGATGCCGTACTCGTGGTTGTGGATCTGTTCCGGAAACTGGGCTTTCGGGTCTTTCAGCCAGTTGAGGATGTCTCGCCGTACTGGGTGCGCCAGGGCTTTTATTATTTCGTCGAGGTCAATGTTCATGGCTGGGTGCTCGTGATGTGTGTAGCGCTATATCGCGATGAGGCGAACTTTAAATCGGTACTTCGCGATATACCAATATGAATTTGATCTGATGACCGCATAAATCGGTATATCGGGTTATAACGATATGTTGGGTGTAAACAAACGCGGGCGCGGTGCTAAGCTGCGCCCATGAACTATCTCGCACATTTACACCTCGGTGGCCAGCGTCCCGGTCAACTGCTCGGCAGTCTGTATGGCGATTTCGTCAAAGGGCGGCTGCAAGGGCAGTTCGACCCGGAGATCGAAGCGGCAATTGCCCTGCATCGGCAAATCGATGTGTTTACCGATCGCCATCCGCTGGTGGATGCCTCACTGGCGCGGTTTTCCACGACCCGCCGCCGTTACGCGGGCATCGTCCTCGACGTGTTTTTCGACCATTGCCTGGCCCGGGACTGGACGCTGTACGCCGACCGTCCGCTCGGCCAATTCACCACCGACGTTTACCGCGTGCTGTCCAGCGAGAGGCGATTGCCCGAACGCCTGGCGAAGATCGCCCCGCATATGGTGGCCAATGACTGGTTGGGTTCGTATCAGGAATTCGAAGTGCTGGAGCAGGTGTTGCGCGGGATCTCCCGGCGCCTGACCCGGCCTGAAGAACTGGCGGGGGCGATGGAGGAATTGCGCCGGTTGTATGAACCGTTGAGCGAAGACTTTCGTTTGTTCTACCCACAGCTGCAGGACTTTGCCGGCCGGCAGCTGTAGGCAGGCGTCGCCGATCAGGCCGCGATCAGATCGCGGGCGTGTTGCGCTTCGACCGGTTTGAGCACATCGCCGAACAAGGCTTTCTGCACCGCTTGTTGCGCCTCGAACGCCAATGCCGCGCGTTCCCGGCCCTGGCAGGCAATCGGCTTGAGCAGATGAATCTCGACATCGCCGCAGTCGTTGCTGAACAGGCGCATCAGGTGCGACAGCAGATCATCGTCACCAATGAACGGCGCCAGCGAATCGATCTTGCCCTCGCGCAGATAACGGATCGCCACTGGTTGCAGCTTCACTTCCGAATCAATTGCTGCCGATAGCAGACGACCATGAAAGGTGCGCAGCGAGCGGCCGTCGGTGGTGGTGCCTTCCGGGAACATCAGCAGCGGATGATCGGTTTGCAGGTGACGGGTCATCTGTTTGCGGATCAACTGGCTGTCGCCCGAACCGCGACGGATGAACAGGCTACCGGCTTTCGCCGCCAGCCAGCCGGCCACCGGCCAGGTGCGCACTTCGGCCTTGGACAGAAACGACAGCGGCGTGAGCATGCCGAGCAGCGGAATGTCAGTCCACGACACATGGTTGCTGATCCACAGCATCGGCTGTTTCGGCAGCTCGCCGTGAACGGTCACACGAAAGGGCAGGGCATTGCTCAGGCGCGCCATGAAAAACCGCGACCAGCGCTGCCGACGCTCCATCGAATGGGCCAGCCCCAAACGTTCGAATACTCCGAAGACACTGGCCATGCTCAAGCCCAGTGTCACCACCAGCAGCACTCGCGCAATTCGCGCGTACACCCGCAGCCGGCTCATCACACCGCCGCCTTGAAGTGCTTGGCGTAGCGCGGGCAGAGTTCGTCGCGCTTGAGCAGAATGAACACGTCGGCGACCTGGAAGTCTTCGTCCCAGCACGGCTCGCCGCAGATCTTCGCGCCCAGGCGCATGTAGGCCTTGAGCAGTGGCGGCATTTCGGCGATCACGTTCGACGGAATGTCGAGGCTCGGCAGTGGATTCTTCGGTTCGGCGCGCAGGTGTTCGGTGCACAGATAACGTTCGCGCAGGCGCTGCATGATCGCGTGGGCCTGCACGCCGCCGTCCTGCATCGGGATGCTCGCGCAGCCCATCAGATAGCTGTAGCCGCCTTGATTGAGGACTTCGGCCAGTTCGCCCCAAAGCACGGCGATGGTGCCGCCGTTGCGGTAGGCCGGGTCGACGCAGGTGCGACCGATTTCCAGGATCGGGCCTTGCAGACCGGCGAGGCCATGCAGGCTGAATTCTTCTTCGCTGTAGAACTTGCCCAGGCTGCTGGCGGCGGTGTGATCGAGCAAACGGGTGGTCGCCACCAGGCGGCCGGTGTTCAGGTCACGCACGCCGATGTGGCTGCAGTGAACATCATAGTCATCCATGTCCAGACCCAGCTCCGCGCCGTTCAGCTTGGCGTTGAACTCGCCGCTGAACACGTTGAAGCGCAAGGCCTGGGCTTGCTGCAAGGCCTCGGCGCCGATCAGGCGTTCGGCTTGCAGGCGGCGTTCATTGCCGGTGTCGCTGATGCGGGCGATCTGAGTCATGTGAATCTCCGTACGGGCCTTGAACCCGTCATGGGTTGCAGCCGATCGACTTTCTTTATGCAGCCGTGTTGTGCAAAGTCAGGCTATGTAGCCCCGGTGTCATCGCCATGAATGTTTGGTGATGCTTATATGACAGCCCACGAGGAGCCTCTGATGACCTGGTCGACCCTGCTTGAATGCCGCGAACGCCTGCCCGCCGTTGCCGATCTGGCGGAGGGTTTCGCCACGCTGCTGCATCAACTGGGCAGCGTGACGCCGTTCGAACTGGCGGTGGCGGGAGGGCGGCGGATGGCGACGCCGGGGCTGGCGTTTCTGGTGGGTTATCAGGCGGCGTTGCGCATGCTCTGGCCGAGCGCGCCGCCGAGCCTCGGCGCGTTGTGTGCCACCGAGCAGCGCAGCCTGCGCCCGGCGGACATGCAGACCCGGCTCACGGATCTGCGCCTCACCGGGCAAAAGGATTTCGTCACCGCCGGTGATGCGGCGGACTGGCTGCTGATCGCCGCGCGCAGCGAGCAACCCGGCGAATCACCGCGCCTGAGTCTGGCGGTGGTGTACCCCGGCGAACCCGGCGTGCGGGTGGAAAAACTGCCGGCGCTGCCGTTGATGCCGGACATCAGCCATGGTCGGCTGCATCTCGACGATGCCCTGTGCGAGTTGCTCGCCGGGGACGGTTGGGACGCTTACGTCAAACCGTTCCGCACCCTTGAAGACGTTTATGTGTTGAGTGCAATGACCGCGTGGCTGTACGGCGTCGGTCAGGACAGCGGCTGGCCACAGCCGCTGCAATTGCGCTTGCTGGCGCTGTTGGCCGGATGCGCGGAAGTCAGTCGACAGCCGCCGAACAATCCGGCGGGGCATGTGTTGCTCGGCGGATTGTTTGCGCAGTTCGACGGGTTGAAAGCGGAAGTCGATCAGGCACTGCGTGACGGCAATCCCGAGTGGGCGACGATGTGGCAGCGCGATCAATCGGTCATGCAACTGGCGGCGGGTGCGCGGGCCAAACGATTGGCCAAGGCGTTGGCGGCAAGTCAAAACACATCTGTCATGAACGCCGGCTAGTCTTCTCAGGTTCATCTACAGAGCCCTCACCATGTTCAAAGGCCTGTCCCTGTTTCTGCTGTTGATCAGCTTCACGGTTCAGGCCGAACAATGGCCGGGCGAGCAATGGCCGACCGGTGCGAAAATCACCGGTTCTGCCGTCGATGCGTTGGAGGCCTACGCCTTTCCGACCCGCGATGACAGCACCCGCAAAGGCATCCGCACCGACGCCTTGCTGGTGATCCGCGACGGTCAGCTCATCTACGAGCGTTACGCCGCCGCGACCACCGCCGACACCCCGCACCTGACCTGGTCGATCAGCAAAAGCCTGATGGCCACGGTGTTCGGCGTGGCCTATGGCGAAGGTCTGTTCAAGCTTGATGACCCGGCCGGGCAATATTACCCGGCACTGGAAAAACACCCGGCCATTACGATCAAGGATCTGCTGCACTGGGCCTCCGGCATCGACTGGCAGGAAGACTACGAATACGCCCCGCTGAAGTCCTCGGTGGTGGCGATGCTCTACACCCGTGGCCATCGCGACATGGCCGCCTTCACCGCCGATCACGACAGCTACGCGCCAGCGGGTCAGGCGTTCCGTTATTCCAGCGGCGACAGCAATCTGTTGGCGGCGGCGCTGAAAACCATCGTCGGCCCACAGCGTTATCCGGACTATCCGTGGACAGCGCTTTTCGATCCCCTGGGCATCCGCCATGCCACCTGGGAAACCGACGCCACGGGCACTTTCGTCGCCTCTTCCTACGCTTATATGACCGCCCGGGATCTGGCGCGAATCGGCCTGTTGATGGCGCGAGACGGACGCTGGAATGACCGGCAGTTGCTACCCAAGGATTGGGTCGCCTTCAACCGCCAACCCTTCGCCGGCTACAAGGCCCATCAGGACGAAGCCGTGCCCGGCGGCCAGTGGTGGCTCAATCGCCCGGCAGACGGCGCGCCGTCGCCATGGCCCGACGCACCGCCCGACACCTTCGCCGCCCTCGGCCATTGGGGCCAGGCGCTGTACGTCATCCCGAGTGAAAAACTGGTGATCGTGCGC
The window above is part of the Pseudomonas fluorescens genome. Proteins encoded here:
- a CDS encoding MFS transporter; this encodes MPLSLLILALSAFAIGTTEFVIMGLLPNVAADLGVSIPGAGWLVTGYALGVAIGAPFMAMATAKLPRKAALVTLMGIFIIGNLLCAIATDYEVLMFARVVTALCHGAFFGIGSVVAANLVAPNKRASAVALMFTGLTLANVLGVPLGTALGQEAGWRSTFWAVTVIGVIALIGLIRFLPAKRDEEKLDMRAELAALKGAGIWLSLSMTALFAASVFTLFTYVAPLLGDVTGVSPRGVTWTLMLIGLGLTVGNIIGGKLADKGLAATLIGVFIAMAVTSTVLTWTSIALIPTEITLFLWATACFAAVPALQVNVVTYGQAAPNLVSTLNIGAFNVGNALGAWVGGSVIAHGYGLTSVPLAAAALAVLALLVTLITFRQNGNPELATAN
- the emhR gene encoding efflux system transcriptional repressor EmhR → MVRRTKEEAQETRSQILEAAEKAFYERGVARTTLSDIATLAGVTRGAIYWHFSNKADLLQAMLDTLHEPLDELAKASESEDEPDPLGCMRKLLIHLFHQVALDPKTRRINEILFHKCEFTDEMCDLRQQRRTASLDCNVRIALTLSNAVNRGQLPADLDTARAAISIHAYIDGLLYGWLLVPDSFELYAEAERWVDTGLDMLRLSPSLRK
- a CDS encoding ArsR/SmtB family transcription factor, with translation MNIDLDEIIKALAHPVRRDILNWLKDPKAQFPEQIHNHEYGICAGQIDQRCGLSQSTVSAHLATLQRAGLISSQKAGQWHFFKRNEDVIQAFLSTLSKEL
- the emhA gene encoding efflux RND transporter periplasmic adaptor subunit EmhA codes for the protein MQFKPAVTALVTAVALASLLSGCKKEEAAPAAPPPQVGVVTLQPQAFTLTSELPGRTSSFRVAEVRPQVNGIILKRLFKEGGDVKAGQQLYQIDPSVYEATLKSAEANLRSTKSISDRYKQLVDEQAVSRQEYDTAVANRLQSEASLQSAQINVRYTKVYAPISGRIGRSSVTEGALVSSGQTDAMATIQQLDPIYVDVTQSSVELLELRRELESGRLQKAGDNAAAVKLTLEDGSQYKLDGKLEFSEVSVDPTTGSVTLRAVFPNPDHTLLPGMFVRAQLQAGVNAAAILAPQQGVTRDLKGTPTALVVGADNKVELRQLKASRTVGSQWLIEDGLKAGDRLITEGLQFVRPGVQVNPTEATNVAKNPAPAKAADKAYGGKGE
- the emhB gene encoding efflux RND transporter permease subunit EmhB, giving the protein MSKFFIDRPIFAWVIALVIMLVGALSILKLPINQYPSIAPPAIAISVTYPGASAQTVQDTVVQVIEQQLNGIDNLRYVSSESNSDGSMTITATFEQGTNSDTAQVQVQNKLNLATPLLPQEVQQQGIRVTKAVKNFLLVIGVVSRDGSMTKDDLSNYIVSNMQDPISRTAGVGDFQVFGAQYAMRIWLDPAKLNKYNLTPADVSAAISAQNVQISSGQLGGLPALPGQQLNATIIGKTRLQTAEQFKAILLKVNQDGSQVRIGDVADVGLGGENSSIAAQFNGKPASGLAVKLANGANALDTAKALRKTIDDLKPFFPQGMEVVFPYDTTPVVTESIKGVVETLVEAIVLVFLVMFLFLQNFRATVITTMTVPVVLLGTFGILAAAGFSINTLTMFGMVLAIGLLVDDAIVVVENVERVMAEEGLSPKEATKKSMGQIQGALVGIALVLSAVLLPMAFFSGSTGVIYRQFSITIVSAMGLSVLVALIFTPALCATMLKAIPKGEHGTPKRGFFGWFNRNFDRSVRSYERGVGNILQRKAPYLLAYLLIVVGMIWLFTRIPTAFLPEEDQGVLFAQVQTPAGSSAERTQVVIDEMRSYLLDKESSSVASVFTVNGFNFAGRGQSSGLAFIMLKPWHERDASNSVFALAQRAQQHFFSFRDAMVFAFAPPAVLELGNATGFDVFLQDRAGIGHDKLMEARNQFLGMAAQSKVLYQVRPNGLNDEPQYHLEIDDEKARALGLSLSDINSTLSISFGSSYVNDFIDRGRVKKVYVQGQAGARMSPEDLKKWYVRNSAGTMVPFSAFAKGEWIYGSPKLARYNGVEAMEILGSPAPGYSTGEAMAEVEAIAKKLPAGVGISWTGLSYEERLSGSQAPALYALSLLMVFLCLAALYESWSIPIAVMLVVPLGIIGALMATSLRGLSNDVYFQVGLLTTIGLAAKNAILIVEFAKELHEQGRSLRDAAIEACRMRLRPIIMTSLAFVLGVVPLAISTGAGSGSQHAIGTGVIGGMLTATILAIFWVPLFFVTVSSMGQRKNAGKDDTIETPKEAGQ
- a CDS encoding alkene reductase; amino-acid sequence: MATIFDPIKLGDLELSNRIIMAPLTRCRADEGRVPNALMAEYYVQRASAGLILSEATSVTPMGVGYPDTPGIWSNDQVRGWTNVTKAVHAAGGKIVLQLWHVGRVSHPSYLNGEAPVAPSAIQPKGHVSLVRPLADYPTPRALETAEIADIVDAYRVGAENAKAAGFDGVEIHGANGYLLDQFLQSSTNQRTDNYGGSLENRARLLLEVTDAAIEVWGAGRVGVHLAPRADSHDMGDDNLAETFTYVARELGKRGIAFICSREKEGADSLGPQLKEAFGGAYIANERFTKDSANAWLAEGKADAVAFGIPFIANPDLPARLKADAPLNEPHPETFYGKGAVGYLDYPTL